A region of Triplophysa dalaica isolate WHDGS20190420 chromosome 20, ASM1584641v1, whole genome shotgun sequence DNA encodes the following proteins:
- the emc1 gene encoding ER membrane protein complex subunit 1 yields the protein MAWLAVRLAISVSLLFTASAVFEDQVGKFDWRQQFIGKVRFALFDTHSQASKKLLVATDKNVFASLNSRTGDLFWRHLDKTGPDGQVDSLLMYGQDAVVVVGNGRLLRSWETTVGGLKWETVLDTGSFQAAALVGVQDFVKYVAVLKKTAISLHDLSTGGQIWVENLPDSDTVQYQSIYSEGNGLVFVLGLVPNSHVVIVEYKIEDGEIMNKKSIQAAWMSSLESSCAVISSGILLCVDQITQSLYTLPLQSVEQKEMKQIHLQTLDLEVASGFQPVLTSTQPNPAQPPLAEFFLQLSPDHHILLQLEDGLIALLKDFNPSNLVAFATTGEKTVAAVMSPKNETACSINLFSADTGRRHLDTNIIYHLDPNGGKPNTLYVHAFLKKDDSVAYRVMVQTEDHMLTFLQQPGRVVWMREEALADVVTMEMVDLPLTGTQAELEGEFGKKADGLFSMVIKRLSSQIILLQTWLAHLWKLFYDARKPRSSVKNDEITIENLSRDEFNLQKMMVMVTASGKLFGIDSKSGTILWSHYLENIQPNSAFKLMVQRTTAHFPHPPQCTLLIKDKDTGLASLHVFNPIFGKKSHSSVPALPRPILQTLLLPIIDQDYAKVLLIIDDQYKVTAFPSTKNILQQLQDTASSIFFYLVDSSQGKLSGFRLRKDLSTELIWEAVIPTEVQKIVAVKGKRANEHVHSQGRVMGDRSVLYKYLNPNLLAVVTESTDTHPERSFVGIFLIDGVTGRIVHEAVQRKAKGPVHFVHSENWVVYVYWNSKFRRNEFSVLELFEGAELYNSTVFSSLDRPRPPQVLQQSYIFPAGISTLEATLTEKGITSRHLLVGMPSGSILSLPKLFLDPRRPEMVSEQTREENLIPYAPEMPIRTEWFINYNQTVSRIRGIHTAPSGLESTCLVVAYGLDIYQTRVFPSKQFDVLKDDYDYVLISSVLFGLFFATMISKRLAEVKLLNRAWR from the exons ATGGCTTGGCTTGCAGTTAGATTAGCAATATCTGTGTCTTTATTATTTACTGCGTCTGCGGTATTTGAAGATCAAGTTGGAAAGTTTGATTG GAGGCAACAGTTTATTGGCAAAGTGCGCTTTGCCTTGTTCGATACTCATTCTCAAGCGTCCAAAAAACTCTTGGTGGCAACTGACAAGAACGTGTTTGCTTCCCTCAATTCTAGGACAGGCGACCTGT TCTGGCGTCATTTGGATAAGACTGGACCAGATGGCCAGGTTGATTCACTTCTTATGTATGGACAAG ATGCTGTTGTAGTTGTTGGGAACGGGCGTCTGCTTCGCTCCTGGGAGACTACAGTTGGTGGCTTGAAGTGGGAGACAGTGCTTGATACTGGAAG CTTTCAGGCTGCTGCCTTAGTTGGAGTTCAGGATTTTGTCAAGTATGTTGCCGTGCTCAAAAAAACAGCAATCTCTCTTCATGACCTCTCCACCGGTGGCCAGATATGGGTGGAAAACCTGCCTGACAG TGACACTGTTCAGTATCAATCAATTTATTCCGAAGGAAATGGACTGGTGTTTGTTTTGGGACTTGTCCCAAACTCTCATGTTGTtattgttgaatacaaaatTGAAGACGGGGAAATCATGAATAAG AAATCAATTCAAGCTGCATGGATGTCAAGCCTGGAGAGCAGTTGTGCAGTTATCAGCTCAGGGATCCTCTTGTGTGTGGATCAGATCACACAGTCTCTGTATACACTACCACTGCAGTCTGTGGAACAGAAGGAAATGAAACAGATCCACCTTCAG ACTCTGGATTTGGAGGTGGCTTCAGGATTTCAGCCGGTTCTGACATCCACTCAGCCAAACCCTGCTCAGCCTCCTCTCGCTGAGTTTTTCCTTCAGCTCAGTCCAGATCATCACATCCTGCTGCAGCTTGAAGATGGCCTCATTGCCCTGCTCAAAGACTTCAATCCA TCAAATCTGGTTGCTTTTGCCACAACTGGGGAGAAGACCGTTGCTGCAGTGATGTCACCAAAGAATGAAACT GCCTGCAGTATCAACCTGTTTAGTGCTGACACAGGCAGGAGACACCTAGACACCAATATCATCTACCACTTGGACCCTAATGGAGGAAAGCCCAACACG TTATACGTCCATGCTTTTTTGAAGAAAGATGACTCTGTGGCCTACAGAGTTATGGTGCAGACTGAAGATCACatgcttacatttttacagcaaCCTG GAAGGGTAGTCTGGATGAGAGAGGAGGCCCTGGCTGATGTGGTCACCATGGAGATGGTGGATCTGCCACTCACTGGAACACAGGCTGAGCTGGAGGGAGAGTTTGGAAAGAAAGCTG ATGGGCTGTTTTCCATGGTCATTAAACGCCTGTCCTCCCAGATCATCCTACTACAGACCTGGTTGGCCCATCTCTGGAAACTCTTTTACGATGCACGGAAACCTCGCAGTAGTGTGAAAAATGATGAGATCACCATAGAGAATCTGTCTCGGGATGAGTTCAACCTGCAGAAGATGATGGTGATGGTCACTGCCTCGGGCAAA cTTTTTGGCATCGACAGCAAATCGGGAACTATTTTGTGGAGCCACTATTTGGAAAACATCCAGCCCAActcagctttcaaattaatGGTACAGAGGACAACCGCTCACTTTCCTCACCCTCCACAGTGCACACTTCTTATCAAAGATAAG GACACAGGTCTTGCAAGCCTCCATGTCTTTAACCCCATTTTTGGAAAGAAGAGTCACAGCAGTGTTCCAGCCTTACCCAGACCAATCCTTCAGACTCTGCTGCTACCTATCATAGACCAGGACTATGCTAAAGTTCTACTAATTATTGATGATCAGTATAAG GTCACTGCTTTTCCATCAACTAAAAACATCCTTCAGCAGCTTCAGGACACCGCATCCTCAATATTCTTCTATCTAGTGGACTCCAGTCAGGGCAAGCTGTCGGGTTTTCGTCTGCGCAAG GATTTGTCTACAGAGTTAATCTGGGAGGCTGTTATCCCCACTGAGGTGCAGAAGATCGTGGCTGTCAAAGGAAAGCGTGCGAATGAGCATGTTCATTCCCAGGGCAGAGTAATGGGTGATCGAAGTGTGCTCTACAAG TACTTGAACCCTAATCTCCTGGCTGTGGTGACGGAGAGCACAGACACCCATCCGGAGCGTAGCTTTGTTGGAATATTCCTGATTGACGGTGTGACCGGTCGTATTGTGCATGAGGCGGTGCAGAGGAAAGCCAAAGGACCTGTTCACTTTGTTCACTCAGAAAACTGGGTGGTG TATGTGTACTGGAACTCCAAGTTTCGTAGGAATGAGTTTTCTGTACTGGAGCTCTTTGAGGGAGCCGAGCTGTATAACAGCACAGTGTTTAGCTCGCTGGACAGACCACGTCCACCTCAGGTGCTACAGCAGTCGTACATCTTTCCTGCTGGTATAAGCACCTTGGAGGCCACACTTACTGAGAAAGGCATCACCAGCCGCCATCTCCTGG TGGGGATGCCATCAGGCAGCATTTTATCCTTACCAAAGCTGTTCCTGGACCCACGAAGACCAGAGATGGTCTCGGAACAGACTCG GGAGGAAAATCTCATACCATATGCTCCGGAAATGCCCATTCGTACAGAATGGTTTATAAACTACAACCAAACCGTCTCCAGAATCAGAGGTATTCATACTGCCCCCTCTGGCTTGGAGTCTACTTGTTTG GTGGTTGCATATGGCCTTGACATCTACCAGACCAGAGTGTTTCCCTCCAAGCAGTTCGATGTCCTTAAGGATGATTATGACTATGTACTGATCAGCAGTGTACTCTTTGGTCTCTTCTTTGCTACCATGATTAGCAAACGTCTAGCGGAAGTGAAACTGCTCAACAGGGCATGGCGATAA